CAGAGTATTTTATCTTCAAGAATCTTTATGTCAACGGCGGAGGCGGTTTGAGCGTCGGCAACATGACCCAGAACTCCGATACCGGTGTTACTGACGAAGTGAACGAGATCAAGGTCGGTTTTTCGCTTGGCAGCGGGTTGGGCTACGAGTTCCGTCTTACAGAACATTTTGTTCTAGCGCCTGAGTTTACCTTCGACTTTGACAGGATAAAGAGCAGGAACTATCTGATCCCTGCCGGTTATTTGAATCTTGTCTGGTATTTGTGAATGTGCTATAAACGAACGCCGTTCTGATCGTGAGAGAAGAATCCTCCAGTTCAACGGGGGATTCTTCGGGCTTGCGCCCTCAGAACGACATACGATAATGATCGAGAAACTGCCCATCTTAAAGATAAACGAGATCTTCAACAAGTATTCTGATTTTCTCTTTGCCTCGTTCATAGTCATTCCGCTGGGCATGATAATCGTCCCGATGCCGACATGGCTTTTGGACGTATGTCTCACGTTCAGCATAACCCTTGCGGTGGTCATCCTTCTCGTTTCTTTCTACATCTCCGAGGCGCTAAAAATAGCCTCGTTCCCGACTATACTTCTTATCTGCACGCTGTTCCGCTTATCGCTTAACATATCTTCAACTCGCCTCATCCTTGCCTACGGTTATGCCGGCGAGGTCATCAACGCGTTCGGAGATTTAGTCGTAGGGGGCAATTATGTCGTCGGCGGCGTGCTCTTCTTGATCATCACCATCGTCAACTTCATCGTTATCGCAAAGGGCGCCGAGCGTGTCTCTGAAGTGGCAGCCCGTTTCACGTTGGACGCCATGCCCGGAAAACAGATGTCCATCGACGCCGATCTTCGCGCCGGCATAATAAACGTCGAGCAGGCCCTGCTTCGCAGATCAACGCTCCAGCGCGAATCGCAGATGTACGGCGCCATGGACGGAGCCATGAAGTTCGTTAAGGGCGACGCCATCGCCGGCATGGTCATTATCATCATCAATATCGTCGCCGGATTCATAATCGGCGTCGTTCAGCGCGGCATGCCTCTTGAACAGGCGCTTCGCGTATATTCATTACTGACGATAGGCGACGGTCTTGTCCAGCAGATACCGGCCCTTATCGTCTCGGTCTCCGCAGGTATCGTCGTTACGCGCGTTACATCGGAATCCTCCGATACCTCTAACCTTGGAAAAGAGATAGTTTCTCAGTTGACCGCCTATCCTAAGGCCCTTATCATGGCGTCGGTCCTTCTTCTCCTTCTGGGCGTGGTTCCAGGGCTTCCCGGACCCCCGTTCTTTGTGCTCTCTTTCATTGTCGGCGCGATCGCTTACTACTTGATCAGTTCGAAGAAGAAGGCGGTTCAGGAGGTCACGCAGACGCCAAAGCAGGACGTTGTTAAAAAAGCGGTCGCACGCCACGGAGACGTGCTCCCTTTCATAATGCCTTCGCCGGTCTCTATCGAGGTTGGTGCCGCCATAATTCCCTTTGTCGATGATAAACAGGACGGCGGCCGCTTTATCAATGAGCTCATACCACTCTTGCGCCACGGCCTCTATTATGAGCTGGGCGTCAACTTTCCCGGTATTCAGGTGAGAGGTCAGACGGTCGATATGGAGCCGGAGGCGTATGTCATTAATATTCATGAAGTCCCGGTCGCCTACGGAAAGATAATGAAGGACTGCATCCTTGTGGGTGAGTCGCTCGAACAGCTTTCGCTCTTCAATATCACAGGCACCGAGACCATTCACCCGATAGACGGCTCCGTTGTTACGTGGATATCCAGAGAGTTCAAAGATGTTGCAACGCAGGCCGGCTTTAGAATGTGGGATACCTCCGAATATCTTATCCTCCATCTTTCTTTTATATTGCGGCGCCATGCGCACGAGTTCTTGGGTCTGCAGGAGATCCAGAACATGCTCTCCGAGCTTGAAAAGACCCATCCCGCGCTTGTTAAAGAGCTCGTTCCCAAGGTCATTACCCTCCTGCAGTTGACCGAGATATTCCAGCGCCTCGTCCAGGAGGATATCGCCATTCGCGATCTTAAGACCATCTTTTCGACACTTGCGCAGTGGGGCGAGATAGAGCGCGACACTCTTCTTCTAACAGAACACGTGCGGGCCGGTCTGAAACGCTACATAACCCACAAATACGCAGGTTCTGCCAATACGCTTGCGGTCTATCTCTTAGACCCCGAGATAGAGGATATGATAAGGAACGCCATTAGAAGAACAGAGAAGGGGAACTATCTGGCCCTGGAGCCCGATGTGACACAGGAAATAATCGAGGTGGTCGGTAAAGAGATAGCCTCGCATCCTTTCCCTCCGGGGGCAAAGCCGCCTGTTATCCTTACGACGGCCGAGGTGAGGAGATATTTCCGCAAGATCATAGAACTTGAATTTCCGCAGCTCTCTGTCCTTTCGTATCAGGAACTTTCAGAGAACTTACGCATTCAGCCAATAGCAAGGGTAGGGCTTCCCAGAAGCGCCATGCCGGAGCCGGCTATGGCCACAGCTTGATATCCACGCTCATCCTGAGTCCTTCGACCTTGCTCAGGACATGCCTGTCGAAGGATGAGAGTTATTATGAAATTCGACGTCATTATAATAGGGGCCGGAGCCGCGGGGCTTTATTGTGCTCAGGAGGCCGGTAAGAGGGGCCTTAAGGTAGCTCTGCTCGAGCATACGGACAAGATAGGCCAAAAGATACTAGTTTCGGGCGGTGGTAGATGCAACTTCTCAAACACCCACGTTTCTCCTGAAAACTATATTTCGCATAATGTTGATTACGTCAAGTCTGCCCTGGCGTCATTCAATGCCGGCGACCTTTACTCTATCCTCAAAAAGAACAATATTTCGTTCTACGAAAAGGAAAAAGGGCAGCTCTTTTGTCGCCAGCCTGCCAAGGCCTTTCTCGGTGCGCTTCGCAAGGAGTGTGAAAAGAATGGTGCGATAATTAAAAAGGGCGTCCGGATTTTGGATATTAAAAAAGAAGGATATCTGTTCATGGTGTCATTCCCGCAAAAGCGGGAATACCGGGTTTATGAACGAGGTCCCCGTTTGCGCGGAGAGGATGGCATATTTACTTCGGCATCTCTTGTTATTGCCACCGGCGGACTTTCATATAAAAAACTTGGGGCAACCGACCTTGGGCACAAAATTGCTCGGCAATTCGGGCATAAGGTGACGGATGTAAGACCCGGGCTGGTTCCTCTCGTGTTTGGTGACAAGGAGGGCGAACGATTCAAAGACCTTGCAGGCGTCTCCTTTGACGCCAAGGTTTCATGCGGGAGCAAGAGCTTCGATGGCGGTGTTATTTTCACGCATAACGGATTTAGCGGTCCCGCTATATTACAGATATCATCCTACTGGAAGCCGGGTCAGAAGATATCGATGTGCTGTTCAAATATCCCGGCCAGATTGAACAAGCGTTTAAAGCGCAGTTCTTATTTTGAATTCATCCCAGCCGGAACCGCGGGCTTTGAAAAGGCGGAGGTGACCGTTGGAGGCGTCTCTACCGAAGATATCTCATCCAAAACCATGGGGTCAAAGAAGGTAAAAGGTCTCTTCTTCATAGGCGAGGTCCTTGATGTCACCGGAGAGCTTGGCGGCTACAACCTTCACTGGGCATGGGCGAGCGCTCATGCCGCCTCCATGGGAAGCTATTTAAACCATGCCGGCTGAGTGTTTCCGGCGACGGCATTGAGAACCAATTCCAGCGCTTTCCGAGTCTCGAGGTTATTTGTTCCATTTGTGAGGGGCAGGAGGAGGGCTTTCAGTGTGGCAGTAAGTAGATCAGATTTTTTTAAATTAAAAGGCTGGATATTTTCAAACGGATTCGGTGCCGGGGCTGTTGCAGAGGGGCCAGAATCCGCCTTGTTATATACAAAAACCATCCCAAGTTTATTTATTTCAAAGACATATGAATTCATAAGTCCTTCGGGGTCAAAATATACCTGTAACGATCTTACCGAACCATCTGCCCCTCTACGTGGTCTAATGGTTAGATCAGCTTCATCAGAAGCGAGATAAATG
The Deltaproteobacteria bacterium CG11_big_fil_rev_8_21_14_0_20_49_13 genome window above contains:
- a CDS encoding EscV/YscV/HrcV family type III secretion system export apparatus protein, with the translated sequence MIEKLPILKINEIFNKYSDFLFASFIVIPLGMIIVPMPTWLLDVCLTFSITLAVVILLVSFYISEALKIASFPTILLICTLFRLSLNISSTRLILAYGYAGEVINAFGDLVVGGNYVVGGVLFLIITIVNFIVIAKGAERVSEVAARFTLDAMPGKQMSIDADLRAGIINVEQALLRRSTLQRESQMYGAMDGAMKFVKGDAIAGMVIIIINIVAGFIIGVVQRGMPLEQALRVYSLLTIGDGLVQQIPALIVSVSAGIVVTRVTSESSDTSNLGKEIVSQLTAYPKALIMASVLLLLLGVVPGLPGPPFFVLSFIVGAIAYYLISSKKKAVQEVTQTPKQDVVKKAVARHGDVLPFIMPSPVSIEVGAAIIPFVDDKQDGGRFINELIPLLRHGLYYELGVNFPGIQVRGQTVDMEPEAYVINIHEVPVAYGKIMKDCILVGESLEQLSLFNITGTETIHPIDGSVVTWISREFKDVATQAGFRMWDTSEYLILHLSFILRRHAHEFLGLQEIQNMLSELEKTHPALVKELVPKVITLLQLTEIFQRLVQEDIAIRDLKTIFSTLAQWGEIERDTLLLTEHVRAGLKRYITHKYAGSANTLAVYLLDPEIEDMIRNAIRRTEKGNYLALEPDVTQEIIEVVGKEIASHPFPPGAKPPVILTTAEVRRYFRKIIELEFPQLSVLSYQELSENLRIQPIARVGLPRSAMPEPAMATA
- a CDS encoding aminoacetone oxidase family FAD-binding enzyme, yielding MMKFDVIIIGAGAAGLYCAQEAGKRGLKVALLEHTDKIGQKILVSGGGRCNFSNTHVSPENYISHNVDYVKSALASFNAGDLYSILKKNNISFYEKEKGQLFCRQPAKAFLGALRKECEKNGAIIKKGVRILDIKKEGYLFMVSFPQKREYRVYERGPRLRGEDGIFTSASLVIATGGLSYKKLGATDLGHKIARQFGHKVTDVRPGLVPLVFGDKEGERFKDLAGVSFDAKVSCGSKSFDGGVIFTHNGFSGPAILQISSYWKPGQKISMCCSNIPARLNKRLKRSSYFEFIPAGTAGFEKAEVTVGGVSTEDISSKTMGSKKVKGLFFIGEVLDVTGELGGYNLHWAWASAHAASMGSYLNHAG